The stretch of DNA tgttcttacatgagaatatgtaATAACTATCTTTCGATATGCCTTGGATAACTCTTAAAATAACGCAATACTTTGTAAACCACGCTAGCCACGTAAACCACATTGGACAAACTACGTGTGACAGACTCGTCGTGTTGGTTGAGGAAATCGAATCATGACAATTAGTTAAGCGCTTATATACTCCACCAACTCATACACACCCTTGTATATAATTTCAAATACGTGGACCATAATCACAGAAAGCAATCGAAGCTAAACTTAACATGGTGAATTAATTATTTTCTCCATTTcatcctatatatatatatatatatatatatatataaagcacTTTTGTGTATAAATGCGACTCAATGTTTGTTTTAGGAAGATCGAGGTTTATTTTTCAAACTCCTATTGCCACATGACTTTGAATATTATTGTCGTAGCGTTAAATTGGAAATGCTATGATGGTGAACTTGGGGAAGAGACTTACGGAGGAGGAAGCCTCTCCGGACTCATGTACCTAAATAGCTCGATCTATTAGCACTCAAGTAGGTCCACTATGCTCTGTCACaagtataagaaaataaagttatGCATTGTCTAACCGCTATAGCTTTTgcctaaatataaaaatttgattCTAACACGTCTAATTGTCATTGTGCTTCACTCATTGAGGAATAGATCCATTGTTGCTTTTCATAAAATGATTTTACAACAGAGTAAAGTTATTATGTAGAGAAATACACAATCAAGCAGCAGCCTAGCTAATAAAGATGCaaaaatataattgaaattTTGTCTATTAAATTCAAGTACCGTACCACGGCAAATTGATGATGGAGATATAATTAGAACGTACGTAATAAGATACCATATCACTAAGAGTGTACTCAGAGAcaagatttgaaattcatatatttcgattataattttattgtttatataatggaACAATAGATCAAATATTAAatcaacaacttatatttttttacatattaGTAATAAAAAGtagaattaatttcaaatttacaTCATTATTTAATGAACTTGAAATACATcttaattaacatgaaatattatataaacatataagtggtgaatttgaaatttatagtTTTACATCTTTAAACAACAAAAATACATTGGAAATTCATGGATTTGAAATCAATCAATCCAAACGCAACCTTAGAATCAATTCACTCTAATATATAGATGGATTACGGGGTTTATGGAACATATTCCGAGCATGTACATACCAAAGAACATATGTTGCAATCGATTTGTTGTGCTCCATGGAGGCTAAAGTTCTTATCAATTCATCGTAAACGCGATAGAGTCGTATACTAAATCTAAAGTAAAAGATCAAATTTCATGATTCTCTCTTTCTAATCAAAGAAAATGGTTCTTTGGAACCCGAATAAAATCCTTTTTTTTCGTTCACCAAATCTATTGAACCGATCGCCTAGCTCCTCTTATTCTGTTTGGCATCACTTGAATGAAATTTCTGGTTCCTGTCTCCGGAGGTGTGTGCACTTTTCGTTTCCACAAATTCTCACTTCGATATAACTATGACTATTCAAAATTCTCTGGACTCATTCCGTCACGAAGAATTACCAAACCATTTGATAGACATTTGAAAAAAGTTTGTTACGCAAAGGTGCGACGTTTGACGCTCTTTTCGTGGGATTGCGGTATTAATTCTCGGCATTTTTTTTCCTGGGCAACTAGGCATATTCTGGTTCTAGGATACAAAGGTCCAATCCGGAGAAGCAGAATTATGTTCGAAATATTAGGGAAGTGCCGATCACACCTTCAATTACTTTTCATTCGAGTTCTTGAATAAATTATAGGATAAAATTCCAAAAACCGTTTGATTTTACAAAACGATTTTGGGTTTTTGTCGTGTAATTTGTCAAAATTTGACCTTggtgtaattaattaattctttcctcatttagtattttttttttttaaagagtaCTGACATGGAATTCGACACTGTTTACACTCATATTTCTTATTTTAGAATTTCTCTAAATTATAGAATACAGGATAAAGATATCATGTAAGAGTGAGTCGTGAGAGTGCGTGGGAGAAAGAAAAACTTGATATGCTTGGTGTGTAGAATACTTCGATTGATTGGAATATTTAATATGTATGATgataaagacaaaaacttgtatgatattatctcacgggtcgtatttgtgagacgggtctcttatttgggtcattcataaaaaaatattattttttatgctaagagtattactttttatcgtgaatatcagtagggttgacccgtctcacagataaagattcgtgagaccgtctcacaagagacctactctataaTAAAATATACAACATGGAGAATAATATAATAGCTGGAACAGATTAAATCCAACATTGATATTGCGTGGTAGACAACTGCCTTGTAATATATAAACTTGAATCTATCGCCACCATTGTTTGAGCCGATAAGGTGCATGCGATGGcgtttgaatttatttttaatatttcaataaataatttattaaaaaatcgattttttttatgaatatgtTACAATAATGTGTGGggatattataaaaataaaatggatGTTGCCCGAACAGTTTCGCATCATATTAATATGGTCCCAAATTGGGGGGGTGATAGGTTCAATCCATGGGTGAGCCATATTGGATTTACCGAGTCTGGGGTTTAACTCTGAACGGGAGGGATTTAAGATATGTTGGGTCAAACGCGGCATCCGTCCGCCTTACTTTAGACATACCCCGTACCGCTAACTCAACGAGTCCAATCTTGTTTTTTCAAGTGAATTGCTCGAAACTTATTTTATCAACTATGTTACAAGAATGACAAAAATGATTTGTGTATGTTATCAATTAAAAATTAGTTGGGAGAATTTATTATCCAAACTTAATCAATATTTTCGCTTCCAAAATTGTGAAACAAACAATATTCAAATACTATGTACTGGTTCGAAACATGAATTTCATATTTTGTTTGGATGTTTTTGACATTATTAGTATTTGTTTATGACATATtatttgaatgatatattttgtatatattttatttatggaaTTCATGTTATTTATAATATCATATTtattgatataaaaatatatgaatattaaattttaagagAATGGTTTGTGTGCGCTAGTCCCAAGCACAAAATCTCAGGTCCGACCAGGTATGGCAACGGGGCGAGGGCGGGTTTGTCATCTCCATCTTCGTTCCCGAATTTCATCCCCACCCCCATACACGTCCCGATCTCCGTTTTTTCGGGTTCAGGGAATCCCCAATCCGAAACTTCGGGGATCAACTTCTCATCCACGTCCTCATCCCcgtttcaaaatattaatacGGCAAGACGACGACGGATTCGGATattttctcaaaccaaaactttttattatccattattttattattgatattattttcggggcGGGTTCGAGGATGAGAATAGTAATCTCATACCCGCCCCGAACTACATcgggatttaaaaaaatcctcGAACCCAAACCCGAAAAAATCAGGGATCCTCATCCCCATTTCGGGTTTTTCCCGTGCGGCCCTAAACCCGTGGGAAAAGTTTCCAACCCTAAGTCCGACACTACTCACCAACACATGAGCGAATTCAACTTGACCTAACGAAAACGGTTCTGGATCCATTTTCAAGCAACCGAATTTTGATCCATGATCAATGCTAGATTGGTTCACATCGGAAGAGATCTAAGTGGTTTCGAGTTACATATTAATACGGTACAATAAGCATCCTTAGATATTATTTGAtcatgtctcttgtgagatggttttacgaattttaatatatttataataaaaaataatatttttagcatttaaaaaataaatttttatggacaaccaaaataaaatatatttatcacaaaattgacacaTACAACTGATTATCAAGAGTTTTTGTGATATTATTTTCTATTTggcagatttttttttatacaaatggAGGAATATTCGTTTAGTATGCGGGTCAAATTTCCATCTCTACGCCCTCAACCTCTTGCAACAGAAAAATAATAGCAatagttttaaataaaataaagccCATTCAAATATAACGGATTTGGTTCGGGTTTCGGATATGTGTTGCCCCGATTGTGATGTGGCGACACGGTTACGTTTACCCAATAATCGGACAAAGTTTTGTGACAACTGTGATGTGAACGCCTCTCTCCATCCTTTCCGGGTTGTTAATAAATgcgaaaaataataataaaacagtCCGGACACGTCATCTAGAGGGAATGATCCTCTGTGCGCCGTGCGATTGTCATATCACATTCGGCGCCGTTTTATAATTACTTCCCACGATCAACACGTGTAGAGTGTTATTTAATTTCGGCGGCCAGGATCGTCACTTTCAAGTCATCTACGGTCGTGGATTGCTTTCAGTTTTAGCCAACAACGTGGAAGGTGTTGTTTAGCTGTTCCACATTGTTCATAAatgtgattattttaaattaaaatagtttaattttGACTTACAACTAATTAATCTGAAAATATATTAGAGGCGTGGATGTATTTGAATGTAGAATTcaagtatttatttattaagtTATTCACACACACCTAATTAGAACAGATAAAATGTAAAATTTGAACTGTCCAAATGTGCATATCTTTGCTCGACTACGTGCAATATTGTTTCATGTCTATCCAAAATATTATGTAATGGCTGgtcaagaattttaaaattgttatattttatatagagtatatctcttatgagacggtctcacgaatctttatctgtgagacgggtcaaccctaccgatattcacaataaaaagtaatactcttagcataaaaaataatacttttttatggatgacccaaataagatatatgtctcacaaaatacgacccgtgaaatcttctcacacaattttttgtcaTTTTATATATTTGCATAGCAAGAAACGTGGAACGGACATTGGGTTGCTTAAGAGTTGTCGAATTATGGTAACATAGTATGTGAATCACAAAACATTTTGTGTCATAAATCAATTCTGTGAAACAAAACTTTTATTTGGATtacttatgaaaaaatatttttatataaaaaacattatttattattgtaaatatgaatatgattgatcagATCCGTCAAATCATCTCGTAAAAGAcatattatatatgtatatatctttttttttatgGAAATAAGGCATTAATTTGGAATAAAGACACATAATATGATGCTATTTTACGGTAAAGATATGGACAGGAGTGAATAATGTGAAACAAATGAATATTACCAATATTATGCGAATATTCGGCTACATACAGAGCTTGACATGTagcaactaattttttttttcaaaaccaCTCATTTTTTCGTTAATTTCCctctaaaaatataataaaatttcgcaataaaattatttattgtttttcttTGACGGTAGCTATAAATAGACCAATAAATCTATTCCAGGTAAACAGCAAGCCATTATTGAAGCTATTCAAACGCAGCTGCAAACCCCTTCTACGATCATAAATGGCGTTCAAGAAATCATTAATCCAACACCTTTTCAACGTATCAAGAATCACCAGACTGGCCTCGGCGAATGGCCGGATTCCTTCTCCGGAGCCGGCCGTGAGGGCCGCCGCTCTCAATCTTCACGAAATGCCGAACGAACTGGCACTTGATCCGGGAGATAAAGGATTGTTCAGGCGATACTTTTATTCCCACTCGGCGGCTGCTTCGCCTCCGGAAATACGGTTCTTTCCCACCggagagaagctcctggagaAGCTTCGGGGGATGGATGCTGCGAGAGAAAGGATCAGGCTTGATGACCTTCGGCCGCCGTTGGCGGAGGAGGAGGATCCGGGGGAGGTGACGGTGGAGGATGCAAGGAAGATTCTTTTGCTGTCGCAGCTAGAGATGGTGAAGTCGAGGCTGCGGCAGATTGAGAATAGCCGTGTTTCTTATTCGGAATTCTTGCAGATTTGTGTTAAGGAAGCATCGAATGAGGAACAGGGGATTGAGTTTACTAAACTGTTGGATAAATCCGGGGCTGTTATTGTTCTTGGAAACACAGTGTTCCTCAGGCCTCAACAGGTTGGTTCTCCTTATTTTTTACGCATAAATCTCTGTCCAatgttgaattttcttgatcttcCATGATTTGGTGTTGGTTCAGAGGAATGGGTTTggattaaaaaatttaagttcTTGATTATTAGCTTTTACAAAATACTGACAagcattttttttattgtatgtGATGTGTTTGTTCCACAGGAAAACGACCCAGAAATCGTGCATCCGCACCTTATGCATTGGATTTATCACAAATACATAGTCCCTTAAAAAAAGACAAACTTTATACAAATATACACATTTATATTGACTAGGTATCTTCTAAAACGGTTtcacatattattttttgagaCGATCAATTATGTCTatatttgacataaaatataatattttttcttagATAAACAAAATAGAATATaaatatcacaaaattgataaaaaaaatttcccaaTAATAGAAAAGTCGTGAAAATGGAGacattaatttttttcctttttcggAGTGGAAGAGTAGATCCATACAGATAACAAGTTGCGATTGTTTTAGTATATTTCagggaaatttttttatgtttttaacaaaattatacaacaaatttgatttttttgttaatttagGTCAGAGCTGGAAATGGCCTAATGGGATGGAATAAATCTTAGTGGGGGAGGGGTTATTTGCTCAGCCACTTTCTTGTtagtttttcttcaaaatattggCTGAGAAGGGAGTAAAAGAGCACTtaaaatttcttttgttttgtgtatAATCTTGTTTCTAAACATACAATCAGATGCGGAGATTCAATATTTGTAAATGCTTAAAAATGGCCATAAAAGTAAAATGTTGTGCCCAATTTTATTTGATAACAGGTGATGAAAGCCATCCAAGGCCTAATCCCTCTGTCCTCATTGCACACTGCCCTCAATGATCCTACAATACTGGAAGAATTTCAAGAAATGGAGCAGCAGAAATCAGCCATCGACAAGAAAGCCGAAGCCCTCGCTAAACGCGAGCTCTGGTGTGGGTTGGGCTTTTTGGTTGTCCAAACAGCAGCATTCATGAGGCTAACATTCTGGGAACTCACATGGGATGTGATGGAACCTATATGCTTTTATGTTACATCCATGTATTTCATGTGCGGTTACGCCTTCTTCTTGAGAACATCGAAGGAGCCCTCTTTCGAAGGGTTCTTCCAGAGCCGGTTTAACACGAAGCAAAAGCGTTTGATGAAGTTGCGGAATTTCGATTCAGAGAGGTATAATGAGTTGAAGAAAGCTTGTTATTCCGATTCACTTGCACCCCAAGAAAGGGATATGTCGTTTGGTTCATCACTTCTTGATCGTCATCGGAGAACATAACATTTTAGAATTGTATGATTAACATGAACTTCCgactcttttttatttttttttttgataattgGCTTTTATTTAACCTTTAACTTGTTAGAGATGTATTTTCTTGGCGGCTCATTTTGTAACATACAATTTTTTTGAGGCCATTTGGCAATTGCAACGCATTTATTTTACTGTACCTTTCTCGTGGAGTTATAGTCAAATAATGCAACTAAGCATAAAGCATAAGGATCGGGTTCTAACCTAAGCCCACAGATAGACTAATATTTGAATAAGATTCGAATTTTATCTCATAGATGTATATCGTcacacatataaagattcgtgagaccgtctcacaagaaacctactacgagataaattataaatatgatTCGTGGATTAGAATTGTGACACGtgatatataaacatttaatatcGTTACACTTTATCTCCACGGTAAAACCTACTCAGGTTTGGCAACACAAATAGTTGAAGGAGATGTAAAATTATAGAGAATTATGTGATAGAGTAGGGATTGAAAGATTGTAGAAAAAAGAACAAGTTTCTTTCATTTTCTTAGCTCTCGTTGAAAAATATGTCTGAATTACTACGAGTTCAATCTACGTACAAAGACTCGAAAAcacaattttataaaataaattcgGAGAAATAAACTACTAATaagttaaatattttctttgtcACTTACTCAGATAGATAGTgactcaatttaattatttaactcATTATTGATGTCTaagttaatttttataaaataaagtcTGAGAAATAAACTACTAATaagttaaatattttctttgtcACTTACTCAGATGGATACgactcaatttaattatttaactcATTAATGATGTCTAAATTAATTACAAAGGTTCAAGTCCATTATACAttctaaaaaaatatgtaaatatgaGATGATTCTCATTGTTCAAGACTCTTTTTTTTAATGCTTAAACTCTTTGACTTTTAGAtaacatttttaaattatatttctgacttgagcgtcgaagTGTCTACGTCGGTTAAATCCTGACATTTCTAATGTTTGTTTGTGACTCAGATTATTTACTTGATCCAAGATGTGTGAAGTAAACTATAAAAACGAGTCAAAGTCGCAGGTGATAACTACTAAATTTGTTTTCCACCAGCTACTTAGACTCTCTTACGAGAGAGTTAGAATACCGATATACGATTACTTAGATTCATTTATGAGTTTACAGAATAGTtccaataatataattttttttgctaTATCATATTGAaaactaattaattaatgtcGAAACTGTCCACTTGGTCAAATGCCACCGCCTCTTTCAAATACGAGAGAAGTTATAGgttcaaaataataaataattaattttcgaaattgactgATTCAACTATGGAATATTTAGAATAAATCCAAAAAAACACATATTATTCttgtaataataaaaaaactcaaaatatattagattttataatatttattccaACAGAAACATATATTAGCAAGGTTTCCATATTTTACAAACTTTCTCAATACCTTTgctgtgttaaaaaaaaaaatacattcaTCTTTTTGAGAAATAAAAAAGTTCACATTTCGGTTGCATAAATTGAACAGATAATAAGGCGCCCAATGTGGTTGATTTCATCCTACTATGTAGGGCATTATCCCCATGATAGAATCAAGGGCCCAAATTTAGCCACACATACATGGAGTccactaattttttaaaaatcacatatgtgtGTGAATCTTGTCCATCCAAATCATGTGAGGGCAGTGCCCCACATGTAGCATCGAAGCTACCCACAAGGTTGATCGATTACCCAAAAAAATCTTGAGTTTAATATATAGCGACATAAATGTAAGGGTTAGGTagaaaaatttcttaaatttaatttattcgattgtttttttaaattatgatcttcacatttttttaaaaaaaataactattTTTAAAGGATAAACCATTTATTTCCCTTTGTAGAATAATATAACTATATAATTCTATACGTATAACGATGTCTAAaagttaaaaaattatattaccacatttatgttttttttaaaatcacatttTCCATCATaccatttaaattttgaaaagctataactttcattttaatatttttagatTAAACAGAAAAGTTTTAATATCCAAGTGTGATCCATGTCGGACAATAAATCATTCAACCGCTTGTTTTCAAATTCCAATGCCTGTGGAATTTCGTGTTCCCCAAGTGTAATTAAGTTTTCTCGGAAAGTGACACTTTCTCGCAATTCTATCTCCGATAAAaattaatagtaaaaatattatttttaatgttaaaaatatcatattttatgatAAATATTGATTAATCTCACGAATATATGGACAACATATATTGTCTCACGCAAACGAACTCTAATTTCAATTCTCACACTTAAAAGCCgactaattaataaaaaattaaatgaattaaaataaagaaatattttaataattatagaTTATacacaaatttaaaactttttcaACCCTTACAGTCTTATGTTCGAATGAAATGATTAATTGTTCCAAGTTATCTGCCAATACAatgtaataataaaaaaattaaaaataaaatagcaagtctcttgtgaaacagtgttacgaatctttatatgtgagacgagttaaccctatcgatattcacaataaaaaataatatttttagcattaaaagtaatattttttcatggatgactcaaataagagatatgtttcacaaaatacgatccgtgagaccgtctcatacaagtttttgtcaacaTAAAAAGGATGGCACTGGTAATTCCCAAAATGAACGGGCAATCGCAGACAATCCTGACTTCAAAATTCTATCGAagaattataaaatataaataaaaatattacactcaaaatatttagagtaggtcttttgtgagactatctcacgaatctttatatgtgagaccgtatcacgaatctttatctatgagacgtgtcaaccctactgatattcacaataaaaagtaataatattagcataaaaataatatttttgcatggatgacccaaataagagatccatctcacaaaatatcactcgtgagatcgtctcatgcAGATTTTTGCCAAACATTTAGGGAGGTGTATTCAATATAGGAGATTTAAAAGTCTAGATATATTCAATTAAGACTTTTACATACTCTATAGAAGTATAGTGGTGttcaaaatagactttcatagagttttaaaaagtcaagtggtattcaacattgacttttaaaaactctataaaagtctataggtattcaaatttttcatagacttttaataacttcatggaattcattaacatacaaacattaaagtctaaggtacaactataaattgtaaaaaattgtatttgattcacccaaagatttggatggattttttaaaacttctaactcatacgcaagctatttatttttttctctgtcgcttcacatcacctctcttcttatcttctctccTCTCATCTATTTCTATCATTCTCTCGAATTTTCGAAGtatatttctatatatattttcatcttttaaatgattaaatgatttaacttttaaataagtaaatttatttatcaatataaatattgaaaataatttcaaactgaatatgttatatatgtaaattaattattggtttacagaaattaataaaataataatatgttataattaagtacaaaatttataaaattttataaaaaaaactccacaaaagtctataaaaatcttgcaaaaaaatttacataaatccacataaatctgtttataaatatgtgagattatgtaaaagtcaataaaaatctatcaaattcaTAAAAGCCTATCATTtgaaaaattcattaaaaataatcaaaaatttgAATTGAATACATTCCACTTAaattaacatgatattattatgaatatttattcttaataacAATGTACCAAGTCAAGggaaactaaaaaaaaatctcaGACCTCAAATATCACGGCCTTTTATTAGCTCCAGCTTTGCTGCCTTTTCCACGGCGGCGCTTAGGAGGTCGCCACCATTTCCGCCGCGTACCGTCCTCCCTCGAAAATGCATTTTAACGTAGAAATTCAAGAAAAGAAACAGAATCGCTCCATTTAGGACGGAATTGAAGATCCAGGCCCCAATCCCATTGCATCCACCTTTGATTATGTGCATCAGGAGCACCCCAAAATGGCAGACCACATTGCAGCTCAGCAACACCATCTGGCAATTAACTACGAATGGAAAACACGCGCTTTGCAGCCCGATTTCCGTCCAGAATCTGTAGCCGTACACGACTGAGTAAACCAGCGTGGTGAGGAGGATAGCGAGTACTTGAAACGATTGCGAGAATTCGAGCCACAGGAAGGACGTGAAAATGAGGATCGAATTGTTGAAAAGTTTGAAGAAGGAAAGCTTCCGGCCGCGGATTATTGTGATGAAAGTCCGTAGCGCGTGGGGGAAACGGGAGAGGTAGAAGATGTACGACCAGAAGAACACGCGCCCGGAGGGCCGCGTCCCCAGGGGGAAGCAGAGGAGCCACTGAAAAGGGGTCGTGCGGTACCGCCGCCACAACCACCGCGTGTCGCGGATTTCAGCGGCAGAGGAGAGGAATATCCCGGAGAATATGGTTGCGGAGATGAGTGCCATGCAGAGAGAGTGCGCGGCGGGGATGGGACCCAGGGGGAGAGGGCGGCGGTGGCGGAAAACGAGGAGGAGAAGGAGGTGGACGAACGAGGAGGCGGCGACGTAAGCAGCGATGGAGGAGAACAAGAACGACCAGGTGGAACCCCATGATTGGGTGTGGCTCCATCGGAATCCAACGATCGACGGGTGATCCGAAAGGTAATACCTTAGGCAGTGCAACAACATCATCGGCGGAGACGAAGCGGTGGCGTTGACCGGACGAGATAGGCAGTGGAAACCCCCCCACCTGTACTCCCACAATTCTCCGTGGTTGATTCTGATAGCTTTGTGTTGGTTGGGTGAAGAAGAAGGTGAAAGCAACGATGGCCTCACAAAAGAGACGCAATTCACTTTGCTAACGAGACCagtattattataattttaagaTTAAGATGAATGAAAGACATGTTTGttttttgacaaaaatttgtgtgagacggtctcacgtatcgtattttgtgagacgaatattttattgtaaatattggtAGGATCGACCCGTCTCAAGGATAAAGATTTGCGAGATCGTCTAACACAAAACTTAATCTTTTGTGTGTGCGTGAATTCATTTATTTTGGCACAACCAAAGATGCACGgattaaattcacaaataaagtttttttttttgttttaagatGATGATATATCATAAAGATTTTgagaaatattattaaatatttcttttataatttattatcgTTTTATTGTATGAATAAAGAAATTACTAAAATCAAATTGATTTAAAATAACGTTATTTGCGATTGTTTATTTGGTCACATGTCATCAATCattataaacatttttatacattaaaatattttctaaaatgttGAAGTAAAAATAGGTAAAACGTTTTCTAAATTATTCGggtaaatattttacatttttacgTTGGGATCCAGTAAAGATAGCATTAGCTATTAATAAATAGACCGACGAACCGACTACCCGTGACAGAATCTTTAAACCACTTTCCCAACCACTTACCCAGTAGTCGCCGACCTGGAGCTGGAGATGTCTTTTAGGTCACGTCCAAGGAGCGAGGAAGCAATCCTTACAAGATGGTGCAAGTGGCTCCGCTCGGATTTCCTCCGCGCCGTTAAATATCTCTGcacatatttttcatttttttttttacatatttaaataattcaaatcactgataaaaaattaaacaaaaaaattaaatgagttcttgggatgatatataatttttttttaaaaaaaaaactattttattttgtgtaaTTTCTCtgtaaacttttatatttttttagttatgtgaaatttgtattggtaattaattacattttttaagtgaataaaaaaataatattttaatatcatcTTACGCTCACAGAGCCGTAAGATGAAGCCATAAACACTGAACTTATCGTGAGATAAAATACTCATACTCAAACCATTGAACAAGCTCTTACAAGTTCGACATCGGACTGAACATAGAACAATGGTTAAGGTAttgtttgtaaaaaaaaatgaaaagtcGAAAATCAAGAGCGGATACTGTTTGATTGATAAATCAATTATTTTAACATTAACTTTTTACTATAATAACTTGTGTAGAAATAAGATCAAAATCTACAAACTTctgaattttaattaaattaatcagAATATAACGtaaattttg from Primulina tabacum isolate GXHZ01 chromosome 3, ASM2559414v2, whole genome shotgun sequence encodes:
- the LOC142539603 gene encoding fatty acid elongase 3-like; protein product: MMLLHCLRYYLSDHPSIVGFRWSHTQSWGSTWSFLFSSIAAYVAASSFVHLLLLLVFRHRRPLPLGPIPAAHSLCMALISATIFSGIFLSSAAEIRDTRWLWRRYRTTPFQWLLCFPLGTRPSGRVFFWSYIFYLSRFPHALRTFITIIRGRKLSFFKLFNNSILIFTSFLWLEFSQSFQVLAILLTTLVYSVVYGYRFWTEIGLQSACFPFVVNCQMVLLSCNVVCHFGVLLMHIIKGGCNGIGAWIFNSVLNGAILFLFLNFYVKMHFRGRTVRGGNGGDLLSAAVEKAAKLELIKGRDI
- the LOC142539602 gene encoding calcium uniporter protein 3, mitochondrial-like is translated as MAFKKSLIQHLFNVSRITRLASANGRIPSPEPAVRAAALNLHEMPNELALDPGDKGLFRRYFYSHSAAASPPEIRFFPTGEKLLEKLRGMDAARERIRLDDLRPPLAEEEDPGEVTVEDARKILLLSQLEMVKSRLRQIENSRVSYSEFLQICVKEASNEEQGIEFTKLLDKSGAVIVLGNTVFLRPQQVMKAIQGLIPLSSLHTALNDPTILEEFQEMEQQKSAIDKKAEALAKRELWCGLGFLVVQTAAFMRLTFWELTWDVMEPICFYVTSMYFMCGYAFFLRTSKEPSFEGFFQSRFNTKQKRLMKLRNFDSERYNELKKACYSDSLAPQERDMSFGSSLLDRHRRT